A genome region from Arachidicoccus soli includes the following:
- a CDS encoding SusC/RagA family TonB-linked outer membrane protein translates to MKKRRLNIRCLLAVASILMVATVFVPQQAMAFSKNKIAVNMQQTINGHITDSSGKALAGVSVMVKGTKNGTLTNLNGDFSIEAKSNDILVVSYIGYITKDIDINGQSNLNIVLEAATSSLNDVIVVGYGTQEKKLVTGAISTVTSKDIANIPHDGRVEVALQGRTPGVTIAATSGQPGSEYTVRLRGLSSFLSGNDPLWVVDGIIVQQSNLGFLNQSDIESIEVLKDAASAAIYGTRAGNGVILVTTKHGLEGKIKVNYNGYYGSQAPARLVPMANATQYATLMNEQALADGASTMPYPAPSILGEGTNWQKQVFVNNALRTDHELSLSGGNQNANIYISAGYQDQEGIVLPQVSGFKKYSLRINHNEQFLKIFKFGQSIGYTRNDSKGVGTNTEFGEAVSDALQLDPLTPPYISKSDATGIQYQASPYNIVAPNGMLYGISNLVTQEVVNPLGYAQIRLGNTGWSDNIIGNTYLEINPMKGLKLRSQISVNRNYWGDRTYTPQYYQTGIRHQDYNSLARHNGMGTEWNWDNTVSYNRSLKEHNFGIVIGQAISQDGIGNETWFSEKNLPVDNYKDANFNWTTANGAADITASTIDYVSHKVVSFFGRLNYDYAQKYLLTAILRRDGSTRFGANNKWGTFPSVSVGWVPSLENFWKNNIGNTINFFKIRGSYGLTGNDQFGNFYYISTIQGGVNYVFGTAGSPVAGASPSTLSNPDLKWEQTAQTDIGFDARFLSDFNFTFDWFNKKTNGALEPVTLPLYAGVPNQPWANVGNITNTGIELQLGYNKQLSDWTIGATANFATLKNKVTNIGSGNSYVQFNEATYQNLNNNVGSLTREVDGYPVHGFWGYKTNGIFQTKADVQNYKSASGKVIQPGAQPGDFRWKDINGDGVIDAKDVTYLGSGVPTYTYGLTINLGYGNEHMGNFDLLVFLNGQGGNKIFENYRRFDAGAVNFPQDYLNRWTGPGTSNTFPRLATFGSGDASNGNFTNMSDFYLHNGDFLRLKNIQLGYTLPESIAKSIKAEKLRIYVAAENLLTLTKYNGFDPEIGGGVFGVDKGFYPQSRTLMVGVNLQF, encoded by the coding sequence ATGAAAAAAAGAAGACTAAACATTCGTTGCCTACTGGCTGTAGCTTCCATCCTAATGGTAGCCACAGTTTTTGTGCCACAGCAGGCAATGGCCTTTTCAAAAAATAAGATTGCTGTAAATATGCAGCAAACTATCAATGGCCATATAACCGACAGCAGTGGCAAAGCATTAGCTGGTGTTTCTGTAATGGTAAAAGGAACCAAGAATGGCACATTAACGAATTTGAATGGTGATTTTAGCATTGAAGCAAAAAGCAACGACATTCTGGTTGTGTCCTATATTGGCTATATTACTAAAGATATAGATATAAACGGGCAAAGCAACCTCAACATCGTTTTAGAAGCCGCTACAAGCAGCTTAAATGATGTAATAGTTGTCGGTTATGGTACACAGGAAAAGAAATTGGTTACAGGGGCTATTTCTACAGTCACTTCAAAGGATATTGCCAATATTCCGCATGATGGTCGCGTAGAAGTTGCTTTACAAGGCCGCACGCCAGGCGTAACCATAGCGGCAACCTCAGGGCAGCCAGGATCTGAATATACAGTCAGGTTGCGTGGGTTATCTTCTTTCCTTTCCGGTAATGACCCGCTTTGGGTTGTGGACGGTATTATAGTACAACAATCTAATCTGGGCTTTTTGAATCAGTCCGATATCGAATCTATAGAGGTTTTGAAAGATGCAGCATCTGCAGCCATTTATGGTACGCGTGCTGGTAATGGTGTTATTCTAGTAACAACAAAACATGGACTTGAAGGGAAAATAAAGGTTAATTATAACGGATATTATGGCTCTCAGGCACCAGCAAGGTTGGTGCCAATGGCCAACGCTACGCAATATGCTACATTAATGAATGAGCAGGCATTGGCAGACGGCGCTAGCACTATGCCTTATCCTGCTCCTAGTATTTTGGGGGAAGGAACAAATTGGCAAAAGCAGGTTTTTGTCAATAATGCCCTTAGAACAGATCATGAACTCAGTTTATCCGGAGGCAATCAAAACGCCAATATTTATATATCCGCAGGCTACCAGGACCAGGAGGGTATCGTATTACCTCAGGTGTCGGGCTTTAAAAAATATTCCTTGCGTATCAATCATAATGAACAATTCTTGAAAATATTTAAGTTCGGTCAGTCCATCGGCTATACAAGGAATGATAGTAAAGGCGTTGGAACGAATACCGAATTTGGTGAAGCGGTAAGCGATGCCTTGCAATTGGATCCTCTAACACCACCATATATTTCGAAAAGCGATGCGACGGGAATACAGTATCAGGCAAGCCCTTACAACATTGTAGCGCCAAATGGTATGCTCTATGGCATTTCAAATTTAGTAACACAGGAAGTTGTAAACCCACTGGGCTATGCGCAAATCCGCCTGGGAAATACCGGTTGGTCCGACAATATTATTGGAAATACTTATCTAGAGATCAACCCTATGAAAGGCCTAAAATTACGTTCACAGATAAGTGTCAACAGGAATTACTGGGGAGATAGAACATATACTCCACAATATTATCAAACAGGTATCAGGCACCAAGATTATAACTCTTTAGCCAGGCATAACGGAATGGGAACAGAATGGAACTGGGATAATACTGTTTCCTATAATAGATCTTTAAAAGAGCATAATTTTGGCATTGTAATAGGACAAGCTATTAGCCAAGATGGAATTGGTAATGAAACATGGTTTTCTGAAAAGAATTTGCCTGTAGATAATTATAAAGACGCTAATTTTAACTGGACTACAGCCAACGGCGCTGCAGATATTACAGCCTCTACTATTGATTATGTATCACACAAGGTAGTTTCTTTCTTCGGCAGACTAAACTACGACTATGCGCAAAAATATTTACTGACAGCAATTTTAAGACGTGATGGATCTACTCGCTTTGGTGCTAATAACAAGTGGGGAACATTTCCATCAGTATCAGTGGGCTGGGTCCCTTCGCTGGAAAACTTCTGGAAAAACAATATTGGTAATACTATTAACTTCTTTAAAATTAGAGGCAGCTACGGTTTAACAGGAAATGACCAATTTGGTAATTTCTATTATATTTCTACTATTCAAGGAGGTGTTAACTATGTATTTGGCACAGCCGGTTCACCTGTTGCTGGTGCTTCACCTTCTACGTTGTCAAATCCTGATTTAAAATGGGAGCAGACAGCGCAAACTGATATAGGGTTTGATGCCCGTTTCTTGAGTGATTTTAATTTTACGTTCGATTGGTTCAACAAAAAAACCAATGGTGCTTTGGAACCTGTTACGCTTCCGCTATATGCAGGTGTACCTAATCAACCCTGGGCAAACGTGGGAAACATAACCAATACGGGGATTGAGCTTCAATTGGGCTATAATAAACAGTTGAGTGACTGGACAATCGGAGCAACTGCCAATTTCGCTACGCTTAAGAATAAGGTGACTAATATTGGATCAGGTAATTCTTATGTGCAATTCAATGAAGCAACTTATCAAAACCTTAATAATAATGTAGGTTCATTAACAAGAGAAGTCGATGGCTATCCTGTACACGGCTTTTGGGGCTATAAAACAAACGGCATTTTCCAAACTAAGGCAGATGTGCAGAATTATAAAAGTGCAAGTGGAAAGGTCATACAGCCTGGCGCGCAGCCGGGTGATTTCCGTTGGAAAGATATAAACGGAGACGGGGTAATCGATGCAAAAGATGTAACCTATTTAGGATCGGGCGTCCCTACTTACACTTATGGATTGACCATCAATCTTGGGTATGGCAATGAGCATATGGGTAATTTTGACTTGTTGGTTTTCCTAAATGGTCAGGGTGGTAATAAAATATTTGAAAATTATCGCCGCTTTGATGCAGGAGCTGTTAATTTCCCGCAGGATTATTTAAACAGGTGGACTGGTCCGGGTACTTCCAATACATTCCCACGTTTAGCTACATTTGGATCAGGTGACGCCTCAAATGGTAATTTTACCAATATGTCGGATTTTTATTTACATAACGGGGATTTCCTTCGCCTCAAGAATATCCAATTGGGCTACACTTTACCCGAAAGTATAGCAAAATCGATTAAGGCAGAAAAACTCAGGATATATGTAGCTGCTGAAAATCTATTGACTCTAACTAAGTACAATGGGTTTGATCCTGAAATAGGTGGCGGCGTATTTGGTGTAGATAAGGGCTTTTACCCTCAATCGCGTACCTTAATGGTAGGGGTGAATTTACAATTTTAA
- a CDS encoding triple tyrosine motif-containing protein, which translates to MCFNIQAQNTIGLPNVTNFSNEQYNAGAQNWMITQDKFGILYFANTEGLLTYNGDEWSLFPLPNKTLVRSLKIDKDGKIYAGGQDEFGYYFPSKNGTLQYHSLKGLLPVTERSFADVWNTVILGKDIFFRCSDRIFRIDSNKKAQVFKAAGEWTYMAQVGDRLFAQDKDSGLFIFKHNELQLISRATNKEIITSMLTYGNDAVLITTLKEGVFILKNYQLTKLLIDKNIAAAHIYTSLKINDNSFALGTTSDGVYFIDKMGNTIRHLSRDSRLQNNNVLSMFVDNQSNLWLGLDKGIDLVNNNSSVQKISPVLNTPAACYTAQIYDHRLYIGTSDGLYSTPLNLPSNEDLSYSKGIFTRVANSGGQVWGLYPAPDGLLMGHNEGTYLVKKGRANPISKFEGTWLYQKLPKTASSDGNIIAGTYTGLRLFEDHNGTIVDSGRVKNTIYESLRFLAIDSINNIVWSAHPYRGVYKMTFNKEMRQIVNTKLYTDKDGLPSSLNNYVYTIRNQIVFCTESGIYIYNALTDRFEPSKIYQKIFGKMPIRMVVEDKQNDIWFVTGKKLGVLMANGSIKYFPEVTGKLISGFEFIYPLNEQNIFVGSSDGLIHINFLDYKQRKASMQLLLSKVIALSKKDSVLYNGYFTYNNQILSEQSQRNIDELPAHFNSFHFEFATTMYKEQNDIQYSFQLEGFDKEWSKWSPKNEKDYTNLSYGKYTFRVKARDNFNHESKVVEFTFIIEPHWYQTNLAYLFYAIGIFVLLAFIRQKQAEKFEKQKLKYEKEQEQLRYLHQLEIEHNEREIIQLQKEKLENDIAYKNKELATTTMHLYKRGRLLSKIKEDLLDGIKKMPSKEISSDFTKLVKMLNEEEKQDHDWDQFAIHFDDVHNNFLKDLKASYPGLTQSDLKICAYLKMNLSSKEIAQLLNISLKGVEVARYRLRKKLQIPSSDINLYDFLVNSRF; encoded by the coding sequence TTGTGCTTTAATATCCAAGCGCAGAATACCATTGGATTGCCCAATGTTACCAATTTTAGCAATGAACAGTACAATGCAGGTGCACAGAATTGGATGATTACCCAGGATAAATTTGGCATATTATATTTTGCTAATACGGAGGGACTGCTTACTTATAATGGAGATGAATGGAGTTTATTTCCATTGCCCAATAAAACATTGGTTCGGTCATTAAAAATCGATAAAGATGGGAAAATTTATGCAGGAGGGCAGGATGAGTTTGGCTATTATTTTCCCTCCAAAAATGGAACGCTTCAATATCATTCTTTAAAAGGCCTTCTGCCTGTTACCGAGCGTTCTTTTGCTGATGTTTGGAACACGGTGATTTTAGGAAAAGATATTTTCTTTAGATGTTCAGATAGGATTTTTCGGATAGATTCTAATAAAAAGGCCCAAGTGTTTAAAGCTGCGGGAGAGTGGACATATATGGCGCAGGTAGGAGATCGGTTGTTTGCCCAAGATAAAGATTCCGGTCTTTTTATATTTAAGCATAATGAACTGCAACTTATTAGTAGGGCTACCAATAAAGAAATTATTACCTCAATGCTTACTTATGGTAATGATGCTGTACTTATTACTACTTTAAAAGAAGGTGTTTTTATTTTAAAAAACTATCAGTTGACTAAATTACTAATTGATAAGAATATTGCGGCAGCGCATATATATACTTCATTGAAAATAAATGACAATAGTTTTGCTTTAGGAACAACTTCTGATGGTGTCTATTTTATCGATAAAATGGGTAATACAATCCGGCATCTTTCCCGCGATTCGCGGCTTCAAAATAATAATGTGCTGAGTATGTTTGTGGATAACCAATCCAATTTATGGTTGGGGCTTGATAAGGGGATTGATTTGGTAAATAATAATTCTTCAGTCCAAAAGATAAGCCCTGTTTTGAATACGCCCGCTGCTTGCTATACCGCTCAAATTTATGATCATCGATTGTATATTGGAACTTCCGATGGTCTGTATTCAACTCCGCTTAATTTACCGTCAAACGAAGATTTGAGTTATTCAAAAGGGATATTCACTCGTGTTGCTAATTCTGGCGGGCAGGTGTGGGGCTTATACCCCGCTCCTGACGGATTGTTGATGGGACATAACGAAGGGACATATTTGGTAAAGAAGGGTAGAGCAAACCCGATTTCAAAGTTTGAAGGGACTTGGTTGTATCAAAAATTACCCAAAACGGCATCTTCAGATGGAAATATTATTGCCGGTACATATACAGGCCTTCGATTATTTGAAGATCATAATGGAACAATTGTAGATTCTGGCCGCGTGAAAAATACCATTTATGAGTCTTTGCGCTTTCTGGCTATTGATTCTATCAACAATATTGTTTGGTCAGCACATCCCTATCGAGGTGTTTACAAAATGACTTTTAATAAAGAAATGCGCCAAATTGTAAACACAAAATTGTATACCGACAAAGATGGATTGCCTAGCAGTTTAAATAACTATGTTTATACAATTAGAAATCAAATCGTTTTTTGCACAGAGAGTGGCATTTATATCTATAATGCACTGACTGACAGATTTGAGCCAAGTAAAATTTATCAAAAGATATTTGGCAAGATGCCTATCAGGATGGTGGTGGAGGATAAACAAAACGATATTTGGTTTGTTACCGGAAAGAAGTTGGGCGTGTTAATGGCAAATGGCTCCATTAAATATTTCCCGGAAGTAACTGGTAAATTAATTTCCGGATTTGAATTTATTTATCCACTCAATGAGCAAAATATATTTGTAGGTTCTAGCGATGGATTGATTCATATCAATTTTTTAGATTACAAACAGCGCAAAGCCAGCATGCAATTGTTATTGAGTAAGGTTATTGCGCTCAGCAAAAAAGACTCTGTTTTGTATAATGGTTATTTTACTTACAATAATCAAATACTTTCCGAGCAATCTCAGCGCAATATTGACGAACTGCCCGCACATTTCAACTCCTTTCATTTTGAGTTTGCTACTACTATGTATAAAGAACAGAATGATATACAATATTCTTTTCAGTTGGAAGGCTTTGATAAAGAGTGGAGTAAATGGAGTCCTAAGAATGAGAAAGATTATACTAATTTATCTTATGGTAAATATACGTTTCGTGTAAAGGCAAGAGACAATTTCAATCACGAATCTAAGGTGGTGGAATTTACCTTTATAATAGAACCGCATTGGTATCAAACTAATTTGGCATATTTGTTTTACGCAATAGGTATATTTGTTTTATTAGCTTTCATTCGTCAAAAGCAGGCTGAGAAGTTCGAAAAACAAAAGCTGAAGTATGAAAAAGAACAAGAGCAACTTCGATATTTACATCAATTGGAAATAGAACACAATGAAAGAGAAATAATACAACTGCAGAAAGAGAAATTAGAAAATGATATTGCCTACAAAAATAAAGAATTAGCTACAACAACTATGCACCTTTATAAACGGGGCAGGCTCCTGTCTAAAATAAAAGAAGACTTGCTCGATGGGATAAAAAAAATGCCTTCAAAAGAAATTAGTAGTGATTTTACAAAATTAGTAAAAATGTTGAATGAAGAAGAAAAACAAGATCATGACTGGGACCAATTTGCTATTCATTTTGATGATGTACATAATAATTTCTTGAAAGACTTAAAGGCTTCTTACCCTGGCTTAACGCAATCTGATTTGAAAATATGCGCTTATCTAAAAATGAATTTATCTTCGAAAGAGATTGCGCAACTATTAAATATTTCACTGAAAGGAGTAGAAGTGGCGCGTTATAGACTGAGAAAGAAATTACAAATTCCTTCTTCAGATATTAATTTGTATGATTTTTTGGTGAATAGCAGATTTTAA
- the bglX gene encoding beta-glucosidase BglX — MKSIKKYIPFLICFVFISTQILAQKNENNFIDSLMGKMTLEEKIGQLNLAVINNGVLTGTAISTGVDQKIKAGQAGGVFGTWDIDQIKKLQGLAVQGSRLHIPLLFGLDVIHGHQTIFPVPLALSCSWDTSLVKAVARTAAIEASADGINWVYSPMVDISRDARWGRDVEGAGEDPFLGAQMAKAMVEGYQGNNLMANNTVMACVKHFALYGAAMAGRDYTGVDMGRQEMYQYYFPPYKAAVDAGAGSVMASFNDVNGLPSAANKWLLTDVLRKQWGFKGFVVSDYGAINELTTRGLGDAQTIAALALNAGNDMEMVGDNYLGTLKKSVASGLVTMQTLDAACRRILEAKYKLGLFEDPYKYINVQRAKTEELTKSHLEQARKTAERTFVLLKNKNQRLPLKRKGTIAVIGPLADSKINMPGAWSVADDYHNSVTVLEGIQAALKNKATVLYQKGANITDDSLLKLRVNSFKEEITTDKRTPQQMITDAVKIARKSDVIIAVVGEAADMSGESASRTDIGIPHSQLNLLKALHKTGKPIVAVLFNGRPLTLNWENDHCDAILDTWFGGFEAGNAIADVLFGKYNPSGKITMSFPRNVGQIPIFYNERRTGRPFDENKDASKYKSDYLDVSNTPLFPFGYGLSYTNFSYGKIELSKTRLKADETLNASVKITNTGKYAGEEVVQLYITDPVARTTRSVEDLRGFKKIFLQPGESKDVTFSITPEDLKYYDYDLKYDWDAGDFIIKIGTNSRDTQSATVIWNK, encoded by the coding sequence ATGAAGTCTATCAAAAAATATATTCCTTTCCTAATATGCTTTGTTTTTATAAGCACACAAATTCTTGCGCAAAAAAATGAAAATAATTTCATCGATTCCTTGATGGGTAAGATGACATTAGAAGAGAAGATTGGTCAACTTAATTTAGCTGTCATCAACAATGGGGTTCTTACGGGGACAGCAATAAGTACGGGCGTTGACCAGAAGATTAAAGCTGGTCAGGCAGGTGGCGTATTTGGCACTTGGGATATTGATCAAATCAAAAAATTACAAGGTCTTGCGGTACAGGGATCCAGATTACATATTCCTCTTCTTTTTGGGTTAGATGTCATTCATGGTCATCAAACCATCTTTCCGGTTCCACTTGCCCTCTCCTGCTCTTGGGATACCTCGTTGGTGAAAGCAGTAGCGCGTACCGCAGCGATAGAAGCTTCAGCAGATGGTATCAACTGGGTGTATTCTCCGATGGTGGATATTTCCCGGGATGCACGCTGGGGAAGAGATGTGGAAGGCGCAGGCGAAGATCCTTTTTTAGGTGCGCAAATGGCAAAAGCAATGGTCGAGGGTTACCAGGGGAATAACTTAATGGCTAACAATACGGTAATGGCATGCGTAAAACATTTTGCCTTGTATGGTGCTGCTATGGCAGGCCGTGATTATACCGGCGTTGATATGGGCAGACAAGAGATGTATCAATATTATTTCCCTCCATATAAAGCCGCTGTAGATGCCGGAGCCGGAAGCGTAATGGCCTCTTTTAATGATGTAAACGGGCTTCCGTCAGCAGCCAACAAATGGCTTTTGACCGATGTTTTGCGTAAGCAATGGGGATTCAAAGGTTTCGTAGTTAGTGATTACGGAGCTATTAACGAACTGACTACAAGAGGTTTAGGCGACGCACAAACCATTGCCGCCCTTGCCTTAAACGCCGGCAACGATATGGAGATGGTGGGGGATAATTATTTAGGTACACTTAAAAAATCGGTGGCATCTGGTTTGGTAACTATGCAAACATTAGATGCAGCCTGTAGAAGGATTTTAGAAGCAAAATACAAACTGGGACTATTTGAAGACCCTTATAAATATATTAATGTTCAAAGAGCCAAAACAGAAGAGCTTACCAAAAGTCATCTAGAACAAGCCCGCAAAACAGCCGAAAGGACATTTGTTTTACTAAAAAATAAAAATCAACGCTTACCTCTGAAACGCAAAGGTACAATTGCCGTGATTGGACCATTAGCGGATAGCAAAATAAATATGCCCGGAGCTTGGAGCGTGGCAGACGATTACCACAATTCGGTTACGGTTTTGGAAGGAATACAAGCCGCACTCAAAAACAAGGCCACCGTTTTATACCAAAAAGGAGCCAATATTACAGATGATTCTTTATTAAAGTTAAGAGTAAATAGTTTCAAAGAAGAAATTACGACAGATAAAAGAACACCTCAGCAGATGATTACCGATGCAGTAAAAATTGCACGGAAATCCGATGTTATTATTGCTGTAGTTGGCGAAGCGGCCGATATGAGTGGCGAATCGGCGAGTAGAACCGATATCGGTATTCCTCATAGTCAGCTAAACCTTTTGAAGGCCTTACATAAAACCGGTAAGCCTATAGTAGCAGTGCTTTTCAATGGCAGGCCATTAACTTTAAATTGGGAAAATGATCATTGCGATGCTATTCTGGATACCTGGTTTGGAGGATTTGAAGCAGGTAATGCCATTGCAGATGTATTGTTTGGAAAATACAATCCTTCCGGGAAAATAACCATGTCATTCCCTCGCAATGTTGGGCAAATACCTATTTTCTATAACGAAAGAAGAACCGGAAGGCCATTCGACGAGAATAAAGATGCTTCTAAATATAAATCAGATTATCTGGATGTTTCTAACACGCCCTTGTTTCCATTTGGTTACGGACTCAGTTATACCAATTTTTCTTATGGCAAAATTGAATTGTCTAAAACAAGATTAAAAGCTGATGAGACTTTAAACGCAAGTGTCAAAATTACCAATACCGGCAAATACGCAGGCGAAGAAGTGGTACAATTATATATCACCGATCCGGTGGCACGCACGACGCGTAGTGTAGAAGATTTAAGAGGCTTTAAAAAAATATTTCTTCAACCGGGAGAAAGTAAAGATGTGACATTCAGTATTACTCCGGAAGATTTAAAATATTACGATTACGATTTAAAATACGATTGGGATGCCGGAGACTTTATTATAAAAATAGGGACCAACTCAAGAGACACGCAATCTGCAACTGTTATTTGGAATAAGTAA
- a CDS encoding globin family protein, producing the protein MKFNSKALMLALLIAASAMFFSSCKKSTSSADNHLASTPLYDTLGWFIQGGKGSVAGQGTVMVNDPDNSGQKIQAGRLAIRTVVKTALPMIAGNAQLSVYFPTLIGELGANNSTGLSELLTNFTDFVQQAVSGQTGIYSGLSMVQAHRFTTSESMGGNPRFGDANHLTADSSDFNVFVGVVAQAATKLNVPNSVIGQLGALLFTTEGDVVQNKK; encoded by the coding sequence ATGAAATTTAATTCAAAGGCTTTAATGCTTGCTCTTTTAATTGCAGCAAGCGCCATGTTCTTTTCTTCTTGTAAAAAGAGTACATCTTCCGCAGATAATCATTTGGCATCAACACCTCTCTATGATACACTTGGCTGGTTTATCCAAGGTGGCAAGGGATCAGTAGCAGGCCAAGGAACTGTAATGGTGAATGACCCCGATAATAGTGGTCAAAAAATTCAAGCAGGTAGACTGGCTATCCGTACGGTTGTAAAAACTGCTCTACCAATGATCGCAGGCAATGCACAATTGTCAGTTTATTTCCCCACTTTGATAGGTGAGCTTGGCGCCAATAATTCAACAGGCTTAAGTGAATTATTGACAAATTTCACCGACTTTGTTCAACAAGCAGTAAGTGGCCAAACAGGCATCTATTCTGGTTTATCAATGGTTCAGGCTCACCGTTTTACTACAAGCGAAAGTATGGGTGGTAATCCGAGATTTGGAGATGCCAATCATTTAACAGCGGACTCCTCGGACTTCAATGTTTTTGTAGGTGTTGTAGCCCAAGCAGCTACTAAACTAAATGTTCCCAATAGCGTAATTGGACAATTGGGCGCGTTACTTTTTACCACAGAAGGCGATGTAGTTCAAAATAAGAAATAA
- a CDS encoding glycoside hydrolase family 30 protein, with protein MKKINYIIIGMSLVLASCQQPHQKTSAQEKSTLDEIAFKMAGKKAIVYTTAEGTNERISPTDTISFEAEPQPLETDICVFVDPTHQFQKITGFGGALTDASAETFAKMPKNIQDSIINAYYDSTSGIGYTFGRTNINSCDFSSDSYTYVKDNDSALKSFSVQHDEQFKIPLIKRVNQKLDGNLKLFASPWTPPAWMKDNNDMLHGGHLKKEYYAAWANYFIKFIEAYKAEGINVWGVSVQNEPMAKQKWESCIFTAEEERDFIKDALGPAFDKAGMQDKKIIAWDHNRDLAYQYASTILNDSAAAKYVWGIGFHWYETWTKSTPLFNNIIRLHESFPNVNLLFTEGCKEKFDFNKINDWSLGELYANNILNDLNNGITAYCDWNILVDQTGGPNHVSNFCFAPLVGDVNSGKLYYTNEYWYIGQFSKFIRPGARRVSATTNRDILQATSFLNKNGQLATVVLNRTDTPIAYHLWINGQWAAELAKPHSIATILF; from the coding sequence ATGAAGAAAATTAATTACATTATTATCGGTATGAGTTTGGTTTTAGCGAGTTGTCAGCAACCCCATCAAAAGACAAGCGCTCAAGAAAAATCTACCTTAGACGAAATAGCCTTTAAAATGGCTGGTAAAAAAGCAATTGTTTATACAACTGCAGAAGGCACCAATGAACGTATTAGTCCAACCGATACGATTAGTTTTGAAGCAGAGCCACAACCTTTGGAAACAGATATTTGTGTATTTGTAGATCCTACACACCAGTTTCAAAAAATTACAGGCTTTGGAGGTGCACTCACCGATGCATCCGCTGAGACATTTGCCAAAATGCCCAAAAATATTCAGGATAGTATTATCAATGCTTATTACGATTCCACCTCCGGCATTGGTTACACTTTTGGTCGCACCAATATCAATAGTTGCGATTTTTCGAGCGACAGCTATACCTATGTAAAAGACAATGATAGCGCTCTGAAAAGTTTTTCTGTCCAGCACGATGAACAATTTAAAATCCCCTTGATAAAAAGAGTCAACCAAAAACTCGATGGCAATTTAAAATTATTCGCAAGCCCCTGGACCCCTCCAGCCTGGATGAAAGACAACAACGATATGTTGCACGGGGGCCATTTGAAAAAAGAATATTATGCAGCTTGGGCCAATTATTTTATCAAATTCATAGAAGCCTATAAAGCTGAAGGTATCAATGTTTGGGGTGTAAGCGTGCAGAACGAACCGATGGCTAAACAAAAATGGGAGTCTTGCATTTTTACCGCTGAAGAAGAAAGGGATTTTATAAAAGATGCTTTGGGTCCGGCATTTGACAAAGCTGGAATGCAAGATAAAAAAATCATTGCCTGGGATCATAATAGAGATCTCGCTTATCAATATGCAAGTACTATTTTAAACGATTCTGCTGCCGCAAAATATGTATGGGGAATCGGATTTCATTGGTATGAAACCTGGACAAAGAGCACACCTCTATTCAACAATATCATTCGCCTGCATGAATCTTTTCCCAACGTAAACTTACTATTCACCGAAGGTTGCAAAGAGAAATTTGATTTTAATAAAATAAATGACTGGAGTTTAGGAGAACTCTATGCCAACAATATTTTAAATGATTTAAACAACGGCATTACCGCCTACTGTGATTGGAATATTCTGGTAGATCAAACAGGGGGCCCCAATCATGTGAGCAACTTCTGTTTTGCACCATTGGTGGGCGATGTAAATTCCGGAAAGCTCTATTATACCAATGAATATTGGTATATCGGGCAGTTCTCTAAGTTTATCCGTCCTGGTGCAAGAAGGGTCAGTGCCACGACAAACAGAGATATTTTACAAGCCACCTCTTTTCTTAATAAAAACGGGCAATTGGCAACGGTTGTTTTAAACAGAACCGACACCCCTATCGCTTATCATTTATGGATAAACGGACAATGGGCAGCGGAACTGGCCAAACCACATAGCATTGCAACAATCTTATTTTAA
- a CDS encoding RNA polymerase sigma factor: MSIPIKYPEPDLVIMLKSKDERAFNYLYDNYGGALLGVIKKIISIEETALDILQEAFVKIWKNIDSYDITKGKLFTWMLNVARNLAIDMVRSKSYRNEQQNREIENNVSIENNLTTSTFVDHIGLSKVLSSLKEEYRTIIELAYFKGFTQEEISKELNIPLGTIKTRSRNALIELRAVLNT; the protein is encoded by the coding sequence TTGTCTATTCCAATAAAATATCCTGAGCCTGATTTGGTGATAATGCTGAAGAGCAAAGATGAAAGGGCGTTTAATTACCTGTATGATAATTATGGGGGAGCTTTATTGGGCGTAATCAAAAAAATAATAAGTATTGAGGAGACTGCTTTAGATATTCTACAAGAGGCTTTTGTGAAAATTTGGAAAAATATTGATAGCTACGACATCACGAAGGGCAAACTTTTTACGTGGATGTTGAATGTTGCGCGTAATTTGGCTATAGATATGGTTCGTTCCAAAAGTTATCGCAACGAACAGCAAAACCGTGAGATAGAAAACAACGTATCTATTGAAAATAACTTAACTACTTCAACATTTGTAGATCATATTGGTTTATCAAAAGTCCTTTCATCATTAAAAGAAGAATATAGAACCATAATAGAATTGGCATATTTTAAAGGGTTTACCCAAGAAGAGATATCGAAGGAATTAAATATTCCTTTAGGAACGATAAAAACGAGATCCCGGAACGCATTGATAGAGTTAAGAGCTGTTTTAAATACTTGA